In Bufo gargarizans isolate SCDJY-AF-19 chromosome 6, ASM1485885v1, whole genome shotgun sequence, a single genomic region encodes these proteins:
- the LOC122941361 gene encoding gastrula zinc finger protein XlCGF66.1-like isoform X3, with amino-acid sequence MMENGKGLITKRILDLTLEIIYILTGEESTVVKKTSGEPVTPSNCPHMSGVWNRTMSPVMEASSLSLIHEINNEQRILDLTNKIICLLTGEVPIRCQDVTVYFSMEEWEYIEEHQDVYKDIMMENRQPLISLDESSYENSPKRRPSLVNFQDGPDENHIVSQDEGFVGIKVEVIEGLEETYGTGDLQSGKKNTPTNSSKESLPLTRMKK; translated from the exons ATGATGGAGAACGGGAAGGGTCTCATAACTAAGAGAATATTAGatctcaccttggagatcatctacATACTTACTGGAGAG GAGTCCACAGTAGTGAAAAAGACATCAGGAGAGCCAGTCACCCCGAGCAACTGCCCACATATGTCAGGAGTATGGAACAGGACAATGAGCCCCGTGATGGAAGCATCATCTCTCTCGCTGATACATGAAATTAACAATGAGCAAAGGATCCTAGACCTCACCAACAAGATCATTTgtctgctgactggagag gttcctataagatgtcaggatgtcactgtctatttctccatggaggagtgggagtatatagaagaaCATCAGGATGTGTACAAGGACATCATGATGGAGAATCGCCAGCCTCTCATATCACTAG ATGAATCCAGTTATGAAAATTCACCAAAGAGACGTCCCAGCCTTGTGAATTTTCAGGATGGTCCAGATGAAAATCACATTGTCTCTCAG GACGAAGGTTTTGTTGGTATTAAAGTTGAAGTTATAGAAGGGTTGGAAGAAACTTATGGGACAGGTGATCTGCAGTCGGGAAAGAAGAACACCCCTACAAATTCCAGTAAAG